The following are encoded in a window of Sminthopsis crassicaudata isolate SCR6 chromosome 3, ASM4859323v1, whole genome shotgun sequence genomic DNA:
- the USF3 gene encoding basic helix-loop-helix domain-containing protein USF3: MPEMTENETPTKKQHRKKNRETHNAVERHRKKKINAGINRIGELVPCSPALKQSKNMILDQAFKYITELKRQNDELLLNGGNHEQAEEIKKLRKQLEETQRENGRYIELLKANDICLYDDPTIHWKGNLKNAKVSVVIPSDQIQKNIIVYSNGSQPGGNNQATAVQGITFNVGHNLQKQTANVMPVQRSCNLVTPVSLSGVYPPENKPWHQTPVSSLTANQSVPLCLPATIPAQNILEISTSENESSVLNSNSSQISVPPGSESNQQSSSSMPLSGQNVSESKNGQESPKLPKRPVSCTTSIPPSTSVLSFQVQPGNKSCLSLQDFRSDCQDNFVVPVTDTACSQPLRPSVPRNSSPVNISKNTDLTSSAGVEVPSVALAVKATTAISTVSASHLDSSWSLSCSLPSSSVSASDLKNISSLTRIPSSGNTQTTWTTLQLAGNTVQPLSQTPSTIVTPILNEPGSSTSATNHNRHMATCVLNGLNGSYPSDGQQVEQVVVTLPSCPSLPMQPLLAQPPIKTQPPPNILPYNSTMQVIQMAQPVGSAVNAGSANQNVIILQPPSTTPCPGVMRAEVPSQTVGQQIVIIQAANQNPLPLLSAPPPGSVRVSVNGANPVVVSNNSVQNVSAPQTFGGKHLVHILPRPSSSSSNSTQTFSVTMSNQQQPQTISLNGQLFALQPVMSSSGATNQTPMQIIQPTTSEDPNTNVALNTFGALASLNQSISQMAGQSCVQLAIGQPANPPPATTSRVTPVNCVSLPTTAASPLTTDNIAVLSNTANLMNTSPVKALASLPSNVKSKRVIKKPGSKKHVANKSACPVNPTRDSGKLDCANTEGSTPQSCADGLLESLPVALTPAAESQANSVNTSDSHSFEGVNSEPVVSESHSLEVSHSPSQEPITSEHFVLTSPDPRDSVSTLQSGRSQSKPATSPEVSDSSRTCVSSGLLIPSPSDPHILVSQIPGSSSTQSTTSTSGASGVEIIAEPCRQDSSAAVQATGLLKGHGLTALLSDITKEKEGQKTPLSVQVDHPNFPSENSKIVGSSIELPQKQELLLMNGESGNLSQHHSCIPDQEAINSSLLASRQTDSPMSTSSGSSRGFSVASMLPDTTREDVTSSTSASTCDSCTFAEQTDIVALAARAIFDQENLEKGRVGVQTDIQETTSKSSEASSLEGEQPFKTQAAKENTTGQVEATVNEFSSQDPVQANVDRSLEKPSCSVSTETSHASIQVSTSQSPSISSLSVNNLIHQSSINHPLVSCSEQPAIPATVNLSVSSSSYATQPPEPSLMTEYSQDQLNAMTNIPNSQIQESHLKSSHESRKDPAKRPVQDDLLLSTAKRQKHCQPAPLRLEGMSLMSRTPDSIADQTQMMVGQIPPNSSNSVVSVSNPGHVDDLSRLFPPNNNFVTPALRQPEVQCNSQPSMTEQQQSQAGSQHLQPLQQQHVPPAQGISHLHNNHPYLKQQQQAGQLRERHHLYQLQHHVPHADSSIHSQSHSVHQQRTIQQEVQMQKKRNLVQGTQAPQLSIQQKHHGSDQSRPKGGQPHPHHQQMQQQMQQHFGNSQSEKSCENPSTSRTHHNHPQNHLNQDIMHQQQDVGSRQQSSGVSSEHVTAHNPMQRLMPPRGLEQQMVSQPSIVTRSSDMTCTPHRPERNRVSSYSAEALIGKTSSNSEQRMGISIQGPRVSDQLEMRSYLDVPRNKALAIHNMQSRVDHTVASEVRLSDCQTFKPSGASQQPQSNFEVQSSRNNEIGNPVSSLRGMQSQAFRISQNNGPPIDRQKRLPYPPVQSLPAGNTIPPRDNENACHQSFMQSLLAPHLGDQVIGSQRSISEHQRNTQCGPSSTIEYNCPPGHESIHIRRESETQNRESCDMSLGAINSRNSSLTIPFSSSSSSGDIQGRNTSPNVSVQKSNPMRMTESHGTKGHMNPPVTTNIHGVARPSLPHPAVSHGSADQGPPSVRQPNSSVTQRSRHPLQDSSGGSKIRQAERNRSGNQRHNNVFDPSLPHLPLSTSGSMIIGRQQSSTEKRGSIVRFMPDSPQVSNESAAPDQHTLSQNFGFPFIPEGGMNPPINANTSFIPQVTQPSATRTPALIPVDPQNTLPSFYPPYSPAHPTLSNDISIPYFSNQMFSNPSTEKVNSGGLNNRFGTILSPPRPVGFAQPSFPLLPDMPPMHMTNSHLSNFNMTSLFPEIATALPDGSAMSPLLTIANSSASDSSKQTSNRPAHNISHILGHDCSSAV; the protein is encoded by the exons TGGAGAGGCAtcgaaagaagaaaattaatgcaGGAATCAACCGAATTGGAGAACTCGTACCATGTTCACCTGCACTGAAGCAG AGCAAGAATATGATCCTGGATCAAGCCTTTAAGTACATAACAGaattaaaaaggcaaaatgatGAACTCTTACTTAATGGAGGAAACCATGAACAAG ctgaagaaattaaaaaactgCGGAAACAGCTTGAAGAAACCCAAAGGGAAAATGGCCGCTACATTGAATTACTGAAAGCAAATGACATTTGCCTATATGATGACCCTACAATCCACTGGAAAGGAAATCTCAAAAATGCAAAAGTTTCTGTCGTTATTCCAAGTGATCAGATTCAGAAGAACATCATTGTCTATTCAAATGGAAGTCAACCTGGTGGAAACAACCAAGCGACAGCTGTTCAGGGAATTACATTTAATGTTGGTCATAATTTACAAAAACAGACAGCTAATGTTATGCCAGTTCAAAGGTCTTGCAATCTGGTGACTCCTGTGTCCCTTTCTGGAGTTTATCCCCCTGAAAATAAGCCATGGCATCAGACTCCAGTTTCCTCCTTGACTGCTAACCAGTCTGTTCCTCTTTGTCTTCCTGCTACCATTCCTGCTCAGAACATTCTTGAAATTTCCACCTCAGAAAATGAGTCAAGTGTGCTTAATTCTAACAGCTCGCAGATAAGTGTTCCACCTGGATCTGAATCTAACCAACAAAGTTCATCAAGTATGCCACTAAGTGGGCAGAATGTTTCTGAAAGCAAAAATGGACAAGAGAGCCCCAAGTTACCCAAGAGACCTGTGTCCTGTACTACCAGCATTCCCCCCAGCACTTCTGTACTTTCCTTTCAAGTGCAACCTGGAAATAAATCCTGTCTAAGTTTACAGGATTTTAGAAGTGATTGTCAGGACAACTTTGTGGTACCAGTTACTGATACAGCTTGCTCCCAACCTCTGAGACCTTCAGTTCCTAGGAATTCCTCTCCAGTGAACATTAGTAAGAACACAGACTTAACAAGCAGTGCTGGTGTAGAGGTACCTTCTGTTGCTCTAGCAGTCAAGGCTACAACTGCTATAAGCACAGTCTCTGCAAGCCATTTAGACAGCAGTTGGTCTCTTTCTTGCTCTTTGCCTTCTTCAAGTGTTAGTGCTTCTGATTTGAAAAACATAAGCAGCCTTACTCGCATCCCCTCATCTGGAAACACACAGACAACATGGACTACATTGCAATTAGCAGGAAACACTGTTCAGCCTTTAAGCCAGACACCATCCACTATTGTAACCCCAATATTAAATGAACCGGGCAGTAGTACATCAGCTACCAACCACAATAGACACATGGCTACATGTGTTTTGAATGGCTTGAATGGCTCATATCCTTCAGATGGACAGCAGGTTGAGCAAGTAGTTGTGACTTTACCTTCTTGTCCATCTTTACCTATGCAGCCACTACTTGCTCAACCACCAATTAAAACTCAACCTCCCCCAAATATCCTTCCATATAATTCAACAATGCAAGTAATTCAGATGGCTCAGCCAGTTGGGTCAGCTGTTAATGCAGGTTCAGCTAATCAGAATGTTATCATTCTTCAGCCACCCAGTACCACGCCGTGCCCAGGAGTTATGAGAGCCGAAGTTCCCAGTCAAACAGTTGGTCAACAGATAGTGATTATACAGGCAGCTAATCAGAATCCTTTGCCACTTCTCTCTGCTCCACCTCCTGGTTCTGTCCGTGTCTCTGTTAATGGAGCCAATCCTGTAGTAGTGTCTAATAATTCAGTACAAAATGTTTCAGCTCCACAGACATTTGGAGGAAAACACCTCGTCCATATATTACCGAggccttcatcatcatcatcgaaTTCTACACAAACTTTTTCTGTTACAATGTCAAATCAACAGCAGCCTCAGACTATTTCTTTAAATGGACAGTTATTTGCTTTGCAACCTGTAATGTCCTCATCAGGAGCTACAAATCAAACCCCTATGCAAATCATTCAACCGACCACCAGCGAAGATCCAAATACCAATGTTGCCCTGAATACATTTGGTGCTTTGGCCAGCCTCAATCAAAGCATTTCGCAGATGGCTGGGCAAAGCTGTGTACAATTGGCTATTGGCCAGCCTGCCAATCCTCCACCTGCTACTACTAGTCGGGTCACCCCAGTTAACTGTGTTTCATTACCAACTACTGCAGCATCTCCTCTAACTACTGATAACATAGCAGTTCTATCCAACACTGCTAATCTTATGAACACTTCTCCAGTGAAAGCTCTAGCTAGTTTACCTTCTAATGTGAAATCAAAAAGAGTGATCAAAAAGCCAGGCTCCAAAAAACATGTAGCTAACAAATCAGCATGCCCAGTGAATCCCACTAGGGATTCAGGGAAATTAGATTGTGCCAACACAGAAGGATCAACTCCGCAATCATGTGCTGATGGGCTGCTAGAAAGCCTACCTGTGGCATTAACTCCTGCTGCTGAATCTCAAGCAAACAGTGTGAACACCTCTGATTCTCACTCCTTTGAAGGTGTCAATTCTGAACCTGTAGTGTCAGAGTCTCATTCATTAGAGGTGTCACATTCACCCTCCCAAGAACCCATTACAAGTGAACATTTTGTTTTGACCTCACCAGATCCCAGAGATTCTGTGTCTACTTTGCAATCGGGAAGATCTCAAAGTAAGCCAGCAACTAGTCCTGAGGTGTCAGACTCTTCCAGGACCTGCGTTTCATCTGGTCTCTTGATTCCCTCTCCAAGTGATCCACATATTTTGGTTTCTCAGATTCCTGGATCCTCATCCACCCAAAGCACCACAAGTACCAGTGGTGCTTCCGGAGTGGAAATTATTGCTGAGCCATGTAGACAGGATTCGTCAGCTGCAGTGCAAGCCACAGGTTTATTAAAGGGACATGGTTTGACTGCATTGCTCTCTGACATTACAAAGGAAAAAGAGGGTCAGAAAACCCCTCTTTCGGTTCAAGTGGACCATCCCAACTTTCCTTCAGAGAACTCTAAAATTGTTGGATCAAGTATTGAATTGCCTCAGAAACAGGAGCTATTACTAATGAATGGTGAAAGTGGGAATTTATCACAGCATCATTCCTGTATTCCTGATCAAGAGGCCATTAATAGCTCTTTGCTTGCCAGCAGGCAGACAGACTCCCCCATGTCAACCAGCTCTGGGAGTAGTCGTGGTTTCTCAGTTGCATCCATGCTTCCTGATACTACAAGAGAAGATGTTACCAGCAGTACCTCAGCTAGTACATGCGACAGTTGTACCTTTGCAGAACAAACTGATATAGTAGCACTTGCAGCAAGAGCTATTTTTGATCAAGAGAACCTTGAGAAAGGAAGAGTTGGTGTCCAGACTGATATACAGGAAACTACTTCCAAGTCATCTGAAGCATCATCTTTAGAGGGAGAGCAGCCTTTCAAAACCCAGGCAGCAAAGGAGAATACTACAGGACAGGTAGAAGCAACAGTAAATGAATTTAGTTCCCAGGATCCCGTTCAAGCAAATGTGGATAGGTCTCTTGAAAAACCAAGTTGTTCAGTGTCAACTGAAACATCACATGCCTCTATACAGGTTTCAACTTCTCAGTCACCAAGCATTTCTAGTTTAAGTGTTAATAATCTTATCCATCAGAGTAGCATCAATCATCCTTTAGTTAGCTGCTCAGAGCAACCAGCTATTCCTGCAACAGTGAATCTCTCAGTTTCATCTAGTTCCTATGCCACTCAACCTCCTGAACCATCTCTAATGACTGAATATTCTCAAGACCAGTTAAATGCCATGACTAATATACCAAATTCACAAATTCAAGAATCACACTTAAAGTCAAGTCATGAAAGTCGTAAGGATCCTGCCAAACGTCCTGTTCAAGATGATCTTTTACTTTCTACAGCCAAAAGGCAAAAACATTGTCAGCCAGCACCCCTCAGACTTGAAGGTATGTCCCTAATGAGCCGGACACCTGACAGCATTGCTGATCAAACTCAAATGATGGTTGGTCAAATCCCTCCTAACTCTTCAAACTCAGTGGTATCTGTTAGTAACCCAGGGCATGTGGATGACCTTTCTCGGTTATTCCCACCCAATAACAACTTTGTCACACCTGCTTTGAGACAACCTGAAGTTCAGTGCAATTCACAGCCTTCAATGACTGAGCAGCAACAAAGCCAGGCAGGAAGTCAACATCTGCAGCCCTTGCAGCAGCAACATGTACCTCCTGCTCAAGGCATATCTCACCTTCATAATAATCATCCGTACTTAAAGCAGCAACAGCAAGCAGGGCAGTTAAGAGAAAGACATCACTTATATCAACTGCAGCATCATGTACCTCATGCAGACAGTTCCATTCATTCACAGTCTCATAGTGTGCATCAGCAGAGGACTATACAACAGGAAgttcaaatgcaaaagaagaggAATCTTGTCCAGGGAACTCAAGCCCCTCAACTTTCCATACAGCAGAAGCATCATGGAAGTGACCAGTCACGACCCAAGGGTGGGCAGCCTCACCCCCACCATCAGCAGATGCAGCAACAGATGCAACAGCATTTTGGAAATTCCCAATCAGAAAAAAGCTGCGAGAACCCTTCAACAAGCCGTACTCACCATAACCACCCACAAAACCATCTAAATCAAGACATTATGCATCAACAACAGGATGTTGGAAGTAGGCAGCAAAGTTCAGGAGTTTCTTCTGAGCATGTAACTGCACACAATCCAATGCAAAGACTTATGCCACCCAGAGGGTTAGAGCAACAAATGGTATCCCAGCCAAGTATTGTAACGAGGTCTTCAGATATGACCTGTACACCACATAGGCCAGAAAGAAATAGAGTTTCAAGTTATTCTGCAGAGGCACTCATTGGGAAAACTTCATCTAATTCAGAGCAGAGAATGGGCATATCAATTCAGGGTCCTAGGGTTTCAGATCAGCTTGAAATGAGAAGTTACCTTGATGTTCCAAGAAATAAGGCTTTAGCCATTCATAATATGCAGAGTCGTGTAGATCATACAGTTGCCTCAGAAGTTCGTCTTTCTGACTGTCAGACATTTAAGCCAAGTGGAGCTAGCCAACAGCCCCAGAGCAATTTTGAAGTCCAGTcctcaagaaataatgaaataggtAACCCTGTGTCATCACTGAGAGGCATGCAATCCCAGGCCTTTCGAATTAGTCAAAATAATGGGCCACCTATTGACCGACAAAAGAGATTACCTTATCCACCAGTTCAGAGCCTTCCAGCTGGAAACACCATTCCTCCAAGGGACAATGAAAATGCTTGTCACCAGAGCTTTATGCAGAGTTTGCTTGCCCCTCACCTCGGTGATCAAGTCATTGGGAGCCAACGATCAATCTCAGAACATCAGAGGAATACACAGTGTGGCCCATCTTCTACCATTGAATATAATTGTCCTCCGGGCCATGAGAGCATCCATATTCGAAGAGAAAGTGAAACTCAGAATAGAGAAAGCTGTGATATGTCTTTGGGTGCTATTAATTCCAGAAACAGTTCTTTGACTATCCCTTTTTCAAGCTCTTCTTCCTCAGGGGATATTCAGGGTCGAAACACAAGCCCCAATGTTTCTGTACAAAAGTCTAATCCCATGAGAATGACTGAAAGTCATGGAACCAAGGGCCACATGAATCCCCCAGTTACTACTAATATTCATGGGGTAGCACGGCCAAGTCTGCCTCATCCAGCTGTCTCTCATGGGAGTGCTGATCAAGGACCTCCTTCAGTTCGCCAACCTAATTCTTCAGTTACCCAGAGATCAAGGCATCCCCTACAGGATAGCAGTGGTGGTTCCAAAATCCGTCAAGCTGAAAGGAATCGTTCTGGAAACCAAAGACATAATAATGTCTTTGATCCTAGTCTTCCCCACCTCCCTCTGTCTACCAGTGGCAGTATGATTATTGGACGTCAGCAGTCTTCtacagagaagagaggaagtatTGTTCGTTTTATGCCTGATAGTCCCCAAGTGTCTAATGAGAGTGCGGCCCCAGACCAACACACTTTGTCCCAAAATTTTGGATTCCCGTTTATTCCAGAGGGTGGTATGAATCCACCAATAAATGCCAATACTTCTTTCATTCCACAGGTTACTCAGCCCAGTGCCACTAGGACTCCAGCACTCATCCCAGTAGATCCCCAGAATACACTGCCTTCTTTCTATCCACCTTATTCACCGGCTCACCCTACGTTGTCCAATGATATTTCAATCCCTTATTTTTCCAATCAGATGTTCTCAAATCCTAGCACAGAAAAGGTAAACAGTGGAGGTTTAAATAACCGATTTGGAACAATATTATCTCCTCCCAGGCCTGTTGGATTTGCTCAACCaagttttcctcttctccctgatATGCCACCAATGCACATGACCAACTCTCACTTGTCCAATTTTAACATGACATCTTTGTTTCCAGAGATAGCCACTGCTCTTCCTGATGGCTCAGCAATGTCTCCTTTGCTTACAATAGCAAATTCCTCGGCGTCTGACTCTTCCAAGCAGACCTCAAACAGACCTGCCCACAATATAAGCCATATTCTAGGTCATGATTGCAGTTCAGCAGTCTAA